From a single Lolium rigidum isolate FL_2022 chromosome 7, APGP_CSIRO_Lrig_0.1, whole genome shotgun sequence genomic region:
- the LOC124670738 gene encoding disease resistance protein RGA5-like, with translation MRTQMLIRIHVTSEKCYSKAIKVAAGVTGVQSVTIAGEDKNLLLVIGVGIDSNRLTEKLRRKVGPAEVVELRTIDHHQDGSNHHGGHHQPYRYHPNQSLYKHEAARDLHYYTGGYQNATGAYGQDYYGYGGGGYQQGQYKQHDYFYPPGNTHTVVHHGHNGYSDDSCSIM, from the exons ATGAGG ACGCAGATGCTCATCAGGATCCACGTCACCTCGGAGAAGTGCTATTCCAAAGCTATCAAGGTGGCTGCTGGAGTCACAG GGGTGCAGTCTGTAACGATCGCGGGCGAGGACAAAAACCTGCTGCTGGTGATCGGCGTCGGGATCGACTCCAACCGCCTCACCGAGAAGCTGCGCCGCAAGGTCGGCCCCGCCGAGGTGGTAGAGCTGCGTACCATCGACCACCACCAGGACGGATCAAACCATCACGGCGGCCACCACCAGCCTTACCGCTACCACCCGAACCAGAGCCTGTAcaagcacgaggcggcgcgggaccTCCACTACTACACCGGAGGCTACCAGAACGCGACCGGGGCGTACGGGCAGGACTACTAcggctacggcggcggcggctaccaGCAGGGGCAGTACAAGCAGCACGACTACTTCTACCCGCCAGGGAACACGCACACGGTGGTGCACCACGGCCACAACGGCTACTCGGACGACAGCTGCTCCATCATGTAG